In the Deltaproteobacteria bacterium genome, one interval contains:
- a CDS encoding transposase yields the protein MNTLPRVYPTDLTMTEWTQLKSFFSPASRRGRPRKWELWQILNAILYVTRTGCQWRMLPCNFPPWVT from the coding sequence ATGAATACACTGCCGCGAGTTTATCCAACGGACCTGACCATGACCGAATGGACACAATTGAAGAGCTTCTTTTCCCCGGCCTCTCGCCGAGGCCGCCCGCGCAAATGGGAGCTGTGGCAGATTCTCAATGCGATTCTCTATGTGACGCGCACGGGGTGTCAGTGGCGAATGTTGCCGTGCAACTTTCCCCCGTGGGTGAC